From the Hordeum vulgare subsp. vulgare chromosome 1H, MorexV3_pseudomolecules_assembly, whole genome shotgun sequence genome, the window CCATGAACACGTTAGTCAACTGAATGCAACATGCTGACAGGGATGCTTaggcctttttcttctccttcttaattacTGTCTACATGTAAACACACGAGGAGCAGAGGATCAGGGCGAACATATAGGAGTAGCAGTAAACACTATCACCCGAGTAGTGTCCTGGTCAAATGGGCACAGGCTGCTCCTCCCTTCTTTCCCGGACACGTCTGGCCGCGCTGCCGAGCATATCCACGCCGACGTGGAAGCCCGCACCGCACCTCATCCGGCACGCCTCCCACCGGCCACCGGCTTCCGTTCCGCCGCCTATATCATCAATCCCCGGGCCGCGCATCGGATTCCCTCTCCCCATCTCTAACAACCATCCGCGGGCGGTGCAATCTGTTTGCATCCGTCCTTCCCACCCCTCAGCCGCCCTCGCTCGCTAGCGCAGTTGCTCGGCGGAGAATCGGCGGCGGTccagagcagagcagagcagagaAGAGAGGATGGACCACGCGGCGGAGGCGCAGCGGACGGACCTGATGACGATCACGCGGCACGCGCTGAACGAGCAGGGCCGGCACCCGGAGTCCCGGGGCGACTTCACCATCCTCCTCTCCCACATCGTCCTCGGCTGCAAGTTCGTCGCCTCCGCCGTCAACAAGGCCGGCCTCGCCAAGCTCATCGGCCTCGCCGGCGACACCAACATCCAGGCAAGCAACCGATCCCAGCCTACATGATCCATGATCCAAGTCCTCGAGTCGAGTCCCTTTCCCGCCTCTCTTTATTAATTAATGTTTGCGCGCGCGTTGACGGGAACGGGAGAGCAgggggaggagcagaagaagctgGACGTGCTCTCCAACGAGGTCTTTGTCAAGGCGCTCATCAGCAGCGGCCGCACCGTAATGCACTCCTCTCTTCCGACTCCTTGAGCAGACAATCTTCCCGGCAAAGTAAGCAATCCAGAGCCAAGGATCCGCTGACTTCGTCTCCTCTCTGCGCAGTGCCTTCTCGTGTCTGAGGAGAACGAGGCGGCCATATTCGTGGACGCCCCGCTCCGCGGGAAGTACTGCGTATGCTTCGACCCCTTGGACGGCTCCTCCAACATCGACTGCGGCGTCTCCATCGGGACCGTATGCGCTCCCTGCCACCCTGCTTCTCCGAGCAGAGCTGCTACCTGTTGATGACCGGTTCAGTGACACCGTTCAGAAACGAAGGCGCCATGTGCACTGGTTTACTCACCGCTATCATTCTGATCGGCGTTTCTCTGCTCTGCAGATCTTTGGGATCTACATGATCAAAGACAAGGACAACGCGACTCTGGAGGACGTGCTGCAGCCCGGGACCGACATGATCGCTGCTGGCTACTGCATGTACGGGAGTTCATGCACGGTAAACTATGTTATGCCCCCCTACATGTATTTTCAGTCCCGTTACTTTACCCCAACCCTCCACCCTAGGTTGAACCTTGGTCTGGTTTCTCGCAGCTTGTGTTAAGCACTGGGAATGGTGTGAATGGCTTCACTCTTGATCCTTCCCTTGGGGAGTTCATACTTACCCATCCCAACATAAAGGTTTGTGATACAGCTTACAACAGCACACTTCTGTCTACAATTTATTCACTGATCTGCAACGAAAGCTTAGCGAAAAAAGATTCGTTATCTGTGTGTTTGGTTTGACGCTTCTTGGTTGTGCAGATACCAAGCAAGGGGAAGATCTATTCTGTCAACGAAGGGAATGCCAGAAACTGGGACGGGCCGACAGCAAAGTATGTACAGCAGATCTCATTTCAAGTAAACAAACATCGCATTCTCTTAAGAACTTGAGCTGAATTCTCCACCCAACATTGCAGGTACGTAGAGAGATGCAAGTTCCCCCAAGACGGCTCATCGCCCAAATCCTTGAGATATATTGGAAGGTGAGGCGGTCTTTCAGCTGTtggtcttttttttttttttttttttttttttttttttttttttttgaaaaggaattCAGCTGTTGGTCTGAACAGCAAACCGAATTATTCCATGGTTAAGTCAGTCTGATTGCTCCTGTTTGACTGAAGTTAATAATATTGTCATGTTATTCCACGCTCCACAGCATGGTTGCTGATGTTCACCGTACCCTGCTCTACGGAGGCATATTTCTGTACCCCGCGGACAAGAAGAGCCCCAACGGAAAGCTTCGGTACGCTGATACTAGCAGTCTCCTACGTGGTATCCCCAGCAGATTATGCTTATCCATGTGCATTCCTGAGGCTGTTGACATGTGCTATTTTCAGTGTTCTGTACGAGGTATTCCCCATGTCGTTCCTGATGGAGCAAGCCGGAGGCCAGTCTTTCACCGGCAAACAGCGGGTAAAGGTCACTGAATTCACCAAATTCCTTTGTATCAGAGCAGCACTATGCCACACCGTCTGATTCTGATGCAAAGCATATTTGACTCTGCATAGCTGCATGCACAATCGCCTTTTACAAAATCATGGAGTATCCATGTCTTGCCTCGATCCGTGCTCTTGCCGATCCTTGGCGTGCCTTAACTGAAAAGTGGTTGCTGCGTTTGCGTTGCAGGCCCTTGAAATTGTCCCTTGTGACATACACCAGAGGTCTCCGATATTCCTCGGGAGCTACGATGATGTGGAGGAGATTAAATTACTGTACGCTTCGGAGTCGAGCACCGCCTGATCTGAGCACATAT encodes:
- the LOC123446343 gene encoding fructose-1,6-bisphosphatase, cytosolic-like, giving the protein MDHAAEAQRTDLMTITRHALNEQGRHPESRGDFTILLSHIVLGCKFVASAVNKAGLAKLIGLAGDTNIQGEEQKKLDVLSNEVFVKALISSGRTCLLVSEENEAAIFVDAPLRGKYCVCFDPLDGSSNIDCGVSIGTIFGIYMIKDKDNATLEDVLQPGTDMIAAGYCMYGSSCTLVLSTGNGVNGFTLDPSLGEFILTHPNIKIPSKGKIYSVNEGNARNWDGPTAKYVERCKFPQDGSSPKSLRYIGSMVADVHRTLLYGGIFLYPADKKSPNGKLRVLYEVFPMSFLMEQAGGQSFTGKQRALEIVPCDIHQRSPIFLGSYDDVEEIKLLYASESSTA